The following are from one region of the Verrucomicrobiaceae bacterium genome:
- a CDS encoding protein kinase, which yields MSTPKDDSLDETQAMNAFGVAMHADKPKQWQPPRPEELQEMLPGYKIDKLVGRGGMGAVYRGVQTTLDRKVAIKILPPGLGEHDPAFVERFLNEARLMAKLAHPNVVTIYDSGETKDGQLYYVMELMDGTDVSRMIAEKGRLSVEQARAICLRVCDALAAAHELGIVHRDIKPANVLVGTKNVVKVGDFGLARLEDAHSGLTRTGFMVGTLDFLAPEAMTPGVEVDGRADLYAVGVMLYQMLTGSLPRGAFKPASQLVPGLDRHFDSVISRAMQTKPDDRYASAAQMRHDLEQLSVVLNFRDTADTTMAVPVGRLTAENIAQRPVTKISSVSPKSGEQAISPTQSAAKAKKKRWLSEAKTRWAATLLAIVLSAAAGYVALRRVGQGVVTLSYDLPFLVHRPGGAGDVCMVYLEEKVGDNLDRKVQPALLDKLAAAGARAVVYDVIFEANSADPALDAAFAESMKKYRAGGGVVMLAAGREVTQQAGVAMERLIIPNDTLLDAADDYGLVALVHDDRFTVRELIAGTRDEASLTWKTAQKLGAPLDEANRLDDRWINYTGPHDAIPSVSAKNVLDGVDEAFFRGKIVVIGGKPGIVSPKLGEDLFSTPFHRLDRRGNVPLMSGVEVQANMLVNLLRGNWLVRSGDRADLLFVLFIGLAAGWAFSRLRPFTGFLLAFAAVVLLSLAGVLAVHFASVWFPWSVAALVQLPVALVAGTGAHFTSSGTSG from the coding sequence ATGAGCACGCCCAAAGATGACAGCTTGGATGAAACGCAGGCGATGAATGCCTTTGGCGTGGCGATGCATGCGGACAAGCCGAAGCAGTGGCAGCCGCCGAGGCCGGAGGAGCTGCAGGAGATGCTGCCGGGCTACAAGATCGACAAGCTGGTGGGTCGGGGCGGCATGGGGGCGGTGTATCGCGGGGTGCAGACGACGCTGGACCGCAAGGTGGCGATCAAAATCCTGCCACCAGGCCTCGGTGAGCATGATCCGGCTTTTGTGGAGCGCTTTCTGAATGAGGCGCGGCTCATGGCGAAGCTGGCGCATCCGAATGTGGTCACGATCTACGACTCGGGCGAGACGAAGGACGGCCAGCTTTATTATGTGATGGAGCTGATGGACGGCACGGATGTGTCGCGGATGATCGCCGAAAAAGGTCGCCTGTCCGTGGAGCAGGCGCGGGCGATCTGCCTGCGTGTGTGCGATGCGCTGGCAGCGGCGCATGAGCTGGGCATCGTTCATCGCGACATCAAACCGGCCAATGTACTCGTGGGCACGAAGAACGTGGTGAAGGTGGGTGATTTCGGTCTCGCTCGGTTGGAGGATGCGCACAGCGGCCTCACTCGCACGGGTTTCATGGTGGGCACGCTTGACTTCCTCGCGCCGGAGGCGATGACGCCGGGCGTGGAGGTGGATGGGCGTGCGGATCTGTATGCGGTGGGCGTGATGCTTTACCAGATGCTCACGGGTTCGCTGCCGCGTGGAGCGTTCAAACCGGCGTCGCAACTCGTGCCGGGACTCGACCGCCATTTCGACAGCGTGATCAGCCGAGCGATGCAGACAAAGCCGGACGACCGCTACGCCAGCGCGGCGCAGATGCGGCATGATTTGGAACAACTCAGCGTGGTGCTCAATTTCCGCGACACAGCGGACACGACGATGGCGGTGCCGGTCGGCAGGCTCACGGCGGAAAACATCGCACAGAGACCGGTGACGAAGATTTCGAGTGTTTCGCCGAAAAGCGGTGAGCAGGCCATTTCGCCGACTCAATCAGCCGCGAAGGCGAAAAAGAAGCGCTGGCTCAGCGAGGCAAAGACACGCTGGGCGGCCACGCTGCTCGCCATCGTGCTCAGCGCGGCGGCGGGTTATGTGGCGCTGCGTCGCGTGGGCCAGGGCGTGGTCACACTGAGCTATGATCTGCCGTTTCTGGTGCATCGGCCCGGTGGCGCAGGGGATGTGTGCATGGTCTATCTGGAGGAAAAAGTGGGTGATAACCTCGACCGCAAGGTGCAGCCCGCTTTGCTCGATAAACTAGCCGCCGCCGGCGCTCGTGCGGTGGTGTATGATGTCATCTTTGAGGCAAACTCGGCAGATCCGGCGCTGGACGCGGCCTTTGCGGAGTCGATGAAGAAATACCGCGCCGGTGGTGGTGTGGTGATGCTGGCCGCTGGCCGTGAGGTGACACAGCAGGCCGGTGTGGCGATGGAGCGGCTCATCATCCCGAATGACACGCTGCTGGATGCGGCGGACGATTACGGTCTCGTGGCGCTGGTGCATGATGATCGCTTCACGGTGCGCGAATTGATCGCCGGAACGCGTGATGAGGCCTCTTTGACCTGGAAAACGGCCCAAAAGCTCGGCGCACCGCTGGATGAGGCCAATCGGCTCGATGACCGCTGGATCAACTACACCGGCCCGCATGACGCGATCCCGTCCGTCTCGGCGAAAAACGTGCTCGATGGCGTGGATGAGGCCTTTTTCCGTGGGAAGATCGTCGTCATCGGCGGGAAGCCCGGCATCGTGAGTCCCAAGCTGGGCGAGGATTTGTTCAGCACGCCGTTTCATCGCCTGGATCGTCGTGGCAACGTGCCGCTGATGAGCGGCGTGGAGGTGCAGGCCAACATGCTCGTGAATCTCCTGCGCGGAAACTGGCTCGTGCGCAGTGGTGACCGCGCCGACCTGCTTTTCGTGCTTTTCATCGGCCTGGCGGCTGGATGGGCCTTTTCACGGTTGCGGCCCTTCACGGGCTTTTTGCTGGCCTTTGCTGCGGTGGTGCTGCTGAGCCTCGCGGGGGTGCTGGCCGTGCATTTTGCCAGCGTGTGGTTCCCGTGGAGCGTGGCCGCGCTGGTGCAGCTCCCCGTGGCGCTCGTGGCGGGCACCGGGGCGCACTTTACATCGAGCGGCACTTCCGGGTGA
- a CDS encoding adenylate/guanylate cyclase domain-containing protein → MKLDAEQKRLREAFSKYLSPRMLERITDEGFALDPGGDKTMAAMMFTDIENFTDICQRVREPMHIVEHLNGYFQRTTDRVFNHDGGVIKFIGDAIFAAWGVPFDDEDAALKSVRAAWELHENAGLKIGGEPLRTRVGLHYGEVVAGNIGSTKHIDYTLIGDAVNLASRIEGLNKALGTSILLSDAVQEHIRGEFCTRRVGQFRVKGRVDTTTVFELLGPASSTELPEWALSYEAALNAFESGNRPRAKELFEQTNRLRLDAQGDGPSKFFLEHIAKNESSVAGVVELREK, encoded by the coding sequence GTGAAGCTCGACGCGGAGCAGAAACGCCTGCGAGAGGCCTTCTCGAAGTATCTCTCCCCGCGCATGCTCGAACGGATCACGGACGAAGGCTTCGCGCTCGATCCCGGTGGCGATAAAACGATGGCCGCGATGATGTTCACGGACATCGAGAATTTCACCGACATCTGCCAGCGGGTGCGAGAGCCGATGCACATCGTGGAGCACCTCAACGGTTACTTTCAGCGCACCACCGACCGCGTCTTCAACCACGACGGCGGCGTGATCAAATTCATCGGCGATGCCATCTTTGCCGCCTGGGGCGTGCCTTTTGATGATGAGGACGCCGCCTTGAAATCCGTCCGCGCCGCGTGGGAGCTGCATGAAAACGCTGGGCTCAAAATCGGCGGCGAGCCGCTGCGCACCCGCGTGGGCCTGCACTATGGCGAAGTCGTCGCGGGAAACATCGGCAGCACGAAACACATCGACTACACGCTCATCGGCGACGCGGTGAACCTCGCCAGCCGAATCGAGGGCCTGAACAAAGCCCTCGGCACCAGCATCCTGCTCAGCGATGCCGTGCAGGAGCACATCCGCGGCGAGTTTTGCACCCGCCGCGTGGGCCAGTTCCGCGTCAAAGGCCGCGTGGACACCACCACCGTCTTTGAACTGCTCGGCCCCGCCAGCAGCACCGAGCTGCCCGAGTGGGCTCTGAGCTACGAAGCCGCCCTGAACGCCTTCGAAAGCGGCAACCGCCCCCGCGCCAAGGAACTCTTCGAACAGACCAATCGCCTCCGCCTCGATGCGCAAGGAGACGGCCCCTCGAAGTTCTTCCTGGAGCACATCGCCAAGAACGAAAGCAGCGTGGCGGGTGTGGTGGAGCTGAGGGAGAAGTAG